A DNA window from Christiangramia salexigens contains the following coding sequences:
- the cysQ gene encoding 3'(2'),5'-bisphosphate nucleotidase CysQ has translation MEQLLEIAIKASLESGKRIMAIYENEDFEVDFKGDDSPLTKADLASHEIIMKHLKDTGIPVLSEEGKDLSYEERKDWKQLWIVDPIDGTKEFIKRNGEFTVNIALVEDQKPILGVIYVPALRQLYFADKENGAFKLDDITEFSSLEEISSKAGNLPKNVNKEHFTVVASKSHLSPETEEYIASLEKEHGKVETISKGSSLKLCMVAEGQADEYPRLAPTMEWDTAAGQAICTFAGKTVMDYKTQEEMLYNREQLLNNWFLVK, from the coding sequence ATGGAACAATTATTAGAAATAGCTATAAAAGCCTCTCTGGAATCAGGGAAGCGCATCATGGCGATCTATGAGAATGAAGATTTTGAAGTGGATTTTAAAGGAGATGATTCTCCGCTGACCAAAGCAGATCTAGCTTCTCATGAAATAATCATGAAGCATTTAAAGGATACCGGGATTCCAGTACTTTCTGAAGAAGGAAAAGACCTTTCTTATGAGGAAAGAAAAGATTGGAAACAACTGTGGATCGTTGATCCTATAGACGGGACCAAGGAGTTTATCAAGCGAAATGGAGAATTCACCGTGAATATTGCATTGGTGGAAGACCAGAAGCCAATCCTGGGAGTGATCTACGTGCCGGCTTTAAGACAACTCTATTTTGCAGATAAGGAAAACGGAGCTTTTAAGCTTGATGATATAACAGAATTCAGCAGTCTGGAAGAAATTTCTTCAAAGGCAGGTAACCTTCCTAAAAACGTGAATAAGGAGCATTTCACGGTGGTGGCCAGTAAATCTCATCTTTCCCCTGAAACGGAGGAATATATAGCGTCTCTGGAAAAAGAACATGGTAAGGTGGAAACCATCTCTAAGGGAAGTTCTCTGAAACTATGTATGGTGGCAGAGGGGCAGGCCGATGAATATCCTCGTTTGGCACCTACCATGGAGTGGGATACGGCTGCCGGACAGGCTATCTGTACCTTTGCCGGTAAAACAGTTATGGATTATAAAACTCAGGAGGAGATGCTCTATAACAGAGAGCAATTATTGAATAACTGGTTTTTAGTAAAATAA
- a CDS encoding GDP-L-fucose synthase family protein, whose protein sequence is MNKQTKIYIAGHSGMVGSAIWRALTAKGYTNLIGRTSKELDLRDQKAVSDFFETEKPEVVIDAAARVGGILANNDYPYQFLMENLQIQNNLIDTAHKSEAAKFIFLGSSCIYPKLAPQPLKEEYLLTDSLEPTNEWYAIAKITGVKACEAIRKQFGKDYVSLMPTNLYGTHDNFDLQTSHVLPAMIRKFHEAKENGNAHVTLWGSGSPMREFLFVDDMADAVVFALENKLEENLYNIGTGKDLTIKELAELIQNIVGHEGEIIWDAEKPDGTPRKLMNVDKMKEAGWEASTQLEEGIEKTYAWFLEHSENYKQVKL, encoded by the coding sequence ATGAACAAACAGACCAAAATATACATCGCAGGCCACAGCGGTATGGTAGGCTCCGCAATCTGGAGAGCATTAACTGCAAAAGGTTACACTAATTTAATTGGTAGAACATCCAAAGAACTAGATCTACGTGACCAAAAAGCGGTTTCGGACTTCTTTGAGACCGAAAAACCTGAAGTGGTTATTGATGCCGCCGCCCGGGTTGGAGGCATTCTTGCCAATAATGATTATCCATACCAGTTCTTAATGGAGAATCTACAGATCCAGAATAACCTTATAGATACTGCTCATAAATCAGAGGCGGCAAAATTTATATTCTTAGGAAGCTCTTGTATCTATCCTAAATTGGCTCCTCAACCTTTAAAGGAGGAGTATCTTTTAACAGATAGCCTGGAACCGACCAACGAATGGTACGCCATTGCTAAGATCACGGGAGTAAAAGCTTGTGAAGCTATTAGAAAGCAGTTTGGGAAAGATTATGTGAGCTTAATGCCGACCAACCTTTACGGAACTCACGATAATTTCGACCTGCAAACTTCTCATGTTTTACCGGCAATGATACGAAAGTTCCATGAAGCTAAAGAAAACGGAAATGCACACGTTACCCTTTGGGGTTCCGGTAGCCCGATGAGAGAATTTCTTTTTGTAGATGATATGGCAGATGCAGTGGTATTTGCTTTGGAAAATAAGCTTGAAGAAAACCTGTATAACATAGGGACAGGGAAAGATCTAACTATAAAGGAACTGGCAGAATTAATTCAAAATATTGTTGGTCACGAAGGAGAGATCATTTGGGACGCTGAAAAACCTGATGGTACCCCAAGAAAATTGATGAATGTAGATAAAATGAAAGAGGCTGGTTGGGAGGCATCAACTCAATTGGAAGAGGGAATAGAAAAAACTTACGCTTGGTTTTTGGAGCATAGTGAGAATTATAAACAGGTTAAATTATAA
- a CDS encoding mannose-1-phosphate guanylyltransferase, translating to MSKIIHVLLTGGVGSRLWPLSRKSRPKQYIDLFGGYSLFELSVKRNSAFTDKLNVVGNIHNQDLSVAALKKLGKIGYSSIVEATPRNTAPAITFAALEAKPDDILLVTPADHIIKEGESYESAIKKAIRLAEDGQIVCFGIRPEKPETGYGYIEHDDEDVVAFREKPDLDTAMSFLKKGNFLWNSGMFCFKAGVFLEELKKFEPEVYAKSMEAWFQNKNGLMDLETSLKIPSISVDYAVMERSEKIKVVKSDFEWSDMGSFDAIYDYLKAQGHPVDENGNMVIGSENYTAFVGLQDSILVCTSDANLVLSREQSQDVKKVYSELESSNSILV from the coding sequence ATGTCCAAAATCATTCATGTTTTGCTTACCGGTGGTGTAGGCAGCAGGTTATGGCCACTTTCAAGAAAGTCCAGACCCAAGCAATATATAGATCTTTTTGGTGGTTATTCGCTTTTTGAATTATCAGTAAAAAGAAATTCGGCATTTACAGATAAACTCAATGTGGTTGGGAATATTCATAATCAGGATTTGTCTGTGGCAGCTCTTAAAAAACTGGGGAAAATAGGATATTCAAGTATTGTTGAGGCTACACCCAGAAATACAGCTCCTGCAATCACATTTGCAGCACTTGAGGCAAAGCCCGATGATATTCTATTGGTAACGCCTGCAGATCATATTATCAAAGAAGGTGAGTCTTATGAGTCAGCAATTAAGAAGGCAATCCGTTTAGCTGAAGATGGGCAGATCGTATGTTTCGGAATTAGGCCGGAAAAGCCGGAAACTGGCTATGGTTATATAGAGCATGATGATGAAGATGTTGTGGCCTTTAGAGAAAAGCCTGATCTGGATACTGCCATGTCCTTTCTGAAAAAAGGAAATTTTTTATGGAATAGCGGAATGTTTTGTTTTAAAGCAGGAGTGTTTCTTGAAGAGTTGAAGAAATTCGAGCCGGAGGTTTATGCAAAAAGTATGGAGGCCTGGTTTCAAAATAAGAACGGCCTGATGGATCTGGAAACCTCCTTAAAGATCCCTTCTATCAGTGTGGACTATGCCGTGATGGAGCGCAGTGAAAAGATCAAGGTAGTGAAGTCAGATTTTGAGTGGAGTGATATGGGAAGTTTCGACGCGATATATGATTACCTGAAAGCTCAGGGACATCCGGTAGATGAAAATGGCAATATGGTGATTGGTTCTGAGAATTATACGGCTTTTGTTGGACTTCAAGATTCAATTTTGGTTTGTACTTCAGATGCTAATCTGGTGTTGTCCAGAGAGCAGTCTCAGGATGTGAAGAAGGTTTATTCAGAACTTGAGAGTTCTAATTCAATATTGGTTTAA
- a CDS encoding GIY-YIG nuclease family protein has product MELSYVYILRCSDGTYYTGVASNLEKRLVDHQMGEDPKSYTAKRRPVELVWYSEFSDITIAISKEKQIKNWSKFKKEALIAGRYSDLPNLAKKKFN; this is encoded by the coding sequence ATGGAGTTAAGCTATGTATATATACTCAGGTGTTCAGATGGAACTTATTATACAGGAGTTGCTTCAAATCTTGAAAAAAGACTGGTAGATCACCAAATGGGTGAAGATCCAAAAAGTTATACTGCTAAACGAAGACCGGTTGAACTGGTTTGGTATTCTGAATTTTCCGATATAACCATTGCTATTTCAAAGGAGAAACAGATCAAAAACTGGTCAAAATTTAAGAAAGAGGCACTGATCGCCGGGCGATATTCGGATCTGCCGAATCTTGCAAAGAAAAAATTTAATTAA
- the rfbA gene encoding glucose-1-phosphate thymidylyltransferase RfbA, producing the protein MKGIVLAGGSGTRLYPITKGVSKQLLSIYDKPMIYYPLSVLMLAGIREVLIISTPDDLPHFERLLGSGEDLGMKFEYKVQPSPDGLAQAFIIGEDFIGDDDVCLVLGDNIFHGHGLSALLKQSVENVKEQGKATIFGYYVNDPERYGVAAFDGEGNVTSIEEKPDAPKSNYAVIGLYFYPNTVVDIAKKIRPSKRGELEITSVNEEFLRRKELKVELMGRGYAWLDTGTHESMLEASNFIHTIEKRQGLKVACLEEIAFEKAYIGKDQLIKLADELQKNEYGQYLLKRAARK; encoded by the coding sequence ATGAAAGGGATTGTTCTCGCTGGAGGTTCCGGCACACGTTTATATCCAATTACCAAAGGTGTGTCTAAACAGCTTTTAAGTATATATGATAAGCCAATGATCTATTATCCCTTGTCGGTTTTGATGCTGGCCGGGATCAGAGAGGTGCTTATTATATCCACGCCAGATGATCTCCCTCATTTTGAAAGGCTATTAGGTAGTGGAGAGGATCTCGGGATGAAATTTGAGTATAAAGTTCAGCCAAGTCCCGATGGTTTGGCTCAGGCATTTATAATTGGTGAAGATTTTATTGGTGATGATGATGTGTGCCTGGTTCTTGGGGATAATATTTTTCATGGTCATGGTCTTAGCGCATTGCTGAAGCAGTCTGTTGAGAACGTAAAAGAGCAGGGGAAAGCAACTATTTTTGGATACTACGTGAACGACCCCGAAAGATATGGCGTAGCTGCTTTTGATGGAGAAGGGAATGTGACCAGTATAGAAGAAAAACCTGATGCTCCAAAAAGTAATTATGCGGTGATCGGGCTGTATTTTTATCCTAATACGGTAGTGGATATAGCAAAGAAAATAAGGCCGAGTAAAAGAGGGGAGCTGGAGATCACTTCGGTAAACGAAGAATTCCTTAGAAGAAAAGAGCTTAAGGTGGAATTGATGGGGCGTGGATATGCCTGGCTGGATACGGGTACACATGAGTCCATGCTTGAAGCTTCCAATTTCATACATACTATTGAAAAACGTCAGGGTTTAAAGGTCGCCTGCCTTGAAGAGATAGCCTTTGAAAAAGCTTATATTGGTAAAGATCAGTTGATCAAATTAGCCGATGAACTCCAAAAGAACGAATACGGCCAATATCTTCTTAAGCGGGCAGCTCGTAAATAA
- a CDS encoding nucleotide sugar dehydrogenase translates to MPNSPRIAVIGLGYVGLPLARLFATKYPVVGFDINQNRINELVRGHDSTLEVEDDVLQSVLLKTNPVTKQLSNSLEDEVHVMQSVQTGLFCTADLDAIADCNYYVVTVPTPVDKNNRPVLTPLYKSSETVGKVLKKGDIVIYESTVYPGVTEDECVPVLERESGLKFNEDFFVGYSPERINPGDKEHTVEKIKKVTAGSTKEIGEKVDALYSSVIIAGTHLAPTIKVAEAAKVIENSQRDINIAFVNELAKIFNLMGIDTNDVLEAAGTKWNFLPFKPGLVGGHCIGVDPYYLAQKAQELGYHPEIILAGRRMNDSMGQYVASEVVKLMLKNDIKVKDSKILVMGITFKENCPDVRNTKVVDVVKHLKEYGVNITIYDPLANPEEVMYEYGLETTKMLPTDKFDSIVLAVAHSEFLSEDLGELKMENSVIYDVKGVLGLKCDKKL, encoded by the coding sequence ATGCCAAATTCTCCTAGAATTGCCGTAATAGGATTGGGTTACGTAGGTCTTCCTTTAGCGCGTTTATTTGCAACCAAATATCCCGTAGTAGGATTCGATATTAACCAAAATAGAATAAACGAGCTTGTTCGTGGGCACGATTCTACCCTTGAGGTGGAAGATGATGTTTTACAATCTGTGCTGTTAAAAACTAATCCGGTTACAAAACAGCTCTCTAATTCTTTAGAAGATGAGGTGCACGTTATGCAATCTGTTCAAACTGGTTTGTTTTGTACGGCAGATCTGGATGCCATTGCAGATTGTAATTATTATGTTGTTACAGTTCCTACTCCGGTGGATAAAAATAACCGTCCTGTACTAACGCCGTTATACAAGAGCAGTGAAACTGTTGGGAAGGTTTTGAAAAAAGGAGATATAGTTATCTATGAGTCTACGGTTTATCCTGGGGTGACAGAAGATGAGTGTGTTCCTGTGCTGGAAAGAGAAAGCGGCTTGAAATTCAATGAAGATTTCTTCGTGGGTTATTCTCCGGAACGTATCAATCCGGGAGATAAAGAACATACGGTAGAGAAGATCAAAAAAGTAACTGCAGGTTCTACAAAAGAGATAGGAGAAAAAGTGGATGCTTTGTACTCAAGCGTGATTATTGCTGGAACTCATTTAGCACCTACCATTAAAGTGGCAGAAGCTGCAAAAGTAATAGAGAATTCTCAAAGAGATATTAATATAGCTTTCGTGAACGAATTGGCGAAAATCTTTAACCTGATGGGGATAGATACCAACGACGTTTTGGAGGCTGCCGGTACTAAATGGAACTTCCTTCCATTTAAACCGGGGCTGGTTGGAGGACATTGTATAGGGGTAGATCCTTATTATCTGGCGCAAAAGGCTCAGGAATTAGGATACCATCCCGAGATTATTTTGGCAGGTAGAAGAATGAACGATTCTATGGGGCAATATGTTGCCTCTGAAGTGGTCAAATTAATGCTTAAGAATGATATTAAAGTTAAAGATTCCAAAATTCTTGTAATGGGAATCACTTTTAAGGAGAATTGTCCAGATGTAAGAAATACCAAGGTGGTAGATGTGGTAAAGCATTTAAAGGAGTACGGGGTAAATATTACAATTTATGATCCTTTAGCTAACCCGGAGGAAGTGATGTATGAATACGGGCTTGAGACTACGAAAATGTTGCCTACTGATAAATTTGATAGTATTGTTCTTGCGGTAGCACATAGTGAGTTTTTGAGTGAAGACTTGGGAGAATTGAAAATGGAAAATTCTGTAATATATGATGTGAAAGGTGTATTAGGCCTAAAATGCGATAAAAAATTATAG
- a CDS encoding protoporphyrinogen/coproporphyrinogen oxidase, protein MKSVVVIGSGISGLSISRMLSDKYKVEIVEKNQKSGGLIKCERINGNLFHRVGGHVFNSRNKVVLDWFWSHFDKDKEFLSATRNAKIKMNDELIGYPIENHLYQLPEEQMKLIVNELLDKLTDEKIQTTDYANFKDFLVGNFGEELYKIYFGPYNTKVWNADLSKVPLEWLDGKLPMPKLREVLLNNIIKKEESTMVHSTFFYPRRDGSQFIINRLSEGLNINCSYQVESIKYTKNKGLSINNESKFVDSIVYCGDIRELGKVIQIKDDALQFALNNVKNLVSNGTSNVLCETDENDLSWLYLPEEKFKAHRIIYTGNFSETNNEGSKRKTCVVEFSGKQSKTEMTKELSYLPGNLIPLAFNYEPNSYIIQNHNTREKITTLKSLLKPYGIFLLGRFAEWEYYNMDKCIEKAMQLNEENF, encoded by the coding sequence ATGAAAAGCGTAGTAGTAATTGGTTCAGGTATTTCAGGATTGAGTATTTCTCGGATGCTTTCAGACAAATATAAAGTGGAAATAGTTGAAAAAAATCAAAAGTCTGGGGGTTTGATAAAATGCGAAAGAATAAATGGTAATCTGTTTCATCGTGTTGGCGGCCATGTCTTTAATAGTCGCAATAAAGTTGTTTTAGATTGGTTTTGGAGTCATTTTGACAAGGATAAGGAGTTTTTAAGTGCAACTAGAAACGCCAAAATTAAAATGAATGATGAATTAATTGGTTATCCTATTGAAAATCATCTATATCAGCTACCTGAAGAACAAATGAAACTGATTGTGAATGAATTGTTGGATAAATTAACTGATGAGAAAATACAAACAACAGATTATGCCAATTTTAAGGATTTCTTAGTTGGTAATTTTGGAGAGGAACTTTATAAAATTTATTTTGGTCCTTACAACACTAAGGTTTGGAATGCTGATCTATCAAAAGTACCTCTTGAATGGTTAGATGGGAAACTACCCATGCCTAAATTGCGTGAAGTATTATTGAATAATATTATAAAAAAGGAAGAATCGACTATGGTTCATTCAACTTTTTTTTATCCACGTAGAGATGGTTCTCAATTTATTATCAATCGATTGTCTGAGGGCTTGAATATTAATTGTTCTTATCAAGTTGAGTCCATAAAATATACGAAAAATAAAGGTTTGTCGATTAACAATGAAAGTAAATTTGTTGATTCAATTGTTTATTGTGGAGATATTAGGGAATTGGGTAAAGTGATTCAGATAAAAGATGATGCTTTACAATTTGCTTTAAATAACGTAAAAAATTTAGTTTCAAATGGTACGTCCAATGTGTTGTGCGAAACAGATGAAAATGATCTTTCTTGGTTGTATTTACCAGAAGAGAAATTTAAAGCACATCGTATCATTTACACGGGTAATTTTAGTGAAACCAATAATGAAGGTTCAAAACGCAAAACATGTGTGGTAGAGTTTTCTGGTAAGCAATCAAAGACTGAAATGACAAAAGAGTTAAGTTATTTACCGGGGAACTTAATTCCACTAGCATTTAATTATGAGCCAAATTCTTATATCATACAGAATCATAACACCCGAGAAAAAATTACTACTTTAAAATCATTATTAAAACCATATGGAATTTTTCTTTTAGGTCGTTTTGCTGAATGGGAATATTATAATATGGACAAGTGTATTGAAAAAGCAATGCAACTTAATGAGGAAAATTTCTAA
- a CDS encoding four helix bundle protein — protein sequence MTHRDLEVYKVSMDLVMKIYELSGLLPTDEKFGLVSQIRRSAVSIPSNISEGAAKSSTKEFIRFLDIANGSLSELETQLTIIERLGLAKTEALLSNDIISIRKMIYRLKQSLNKKL from the coding sequence ATGACACATAGGGATTTGGAGGTTTATAAGGTTAGCATGGATCTCGTAATGAAAATCTATGAGTTGTCTGGTTTGCTTCCTACGGATGAGAAATTTGGATTAGTTTCTCAAATAAGACGTTCCGCTGTATCAATTCCTTCAAATATATCTGAAGGTGCTGCGAAAAGTTCTACTAAAGAATTTATTAGGTTTCTTGATATTGCCAATGGCTCGCTAAGTGAACTTGAAACCCAGTTAACAATTATCGAAAGATTGGGCTTAGCTAAAACCGAAGCTTTACTTTCTAATGATATCATCTCGATCCGAAAAATGATTTATAGACTAAAGCAGTCACTGAATAAAAAATTATAG
- the gmd gene encoding GDP-mannose 4,6-dehydratase translates to MKKVALITGVTGQDGAYLSEFLLNKGYIVHGLKRRSSQFNTDRIDHLYQDPHEEDRNFILHYGDMTDSTNLIRLIQEIQPDEIYNLAAMSHVHVSFETPEYTGNADGLGTLRILDAVRLLGLEKKTRIYQASTSELYGKVQEVPQSETTPFYPRSPYAVAKMYAFWITVNYREAYNMYACNGILFNHESPLRGETFVTRKITRAASRIALGLQDKFYLGNLDAQRDWGHAKDYVRMMWMILQAEEAEDWVIATGKTTPVREFVRMAFAEVGIELEFIGEGVEEKAYVKACNDPDFQIEIGKEVLAVDPKYFRPTEVDLLIGDASKANNKLGWTPEYDLKDLVKDMMQSDVKLMQKDQHLKAGGYQVMNYFE, encoded by the coding sequence ATGAAAAAAGTAGCATTAATTACCGGGGTAACCGGACAAGACGGGGCCTATCTAAGTGAATTTCTTTTAAATAAAGGTTACATTGTACACGGACTTAAAAGAAGATCTTCTCAATTCAATACCGACCGGATTGATCACCTATATCAGGATCCGCATGAAGAAGACAGGAATTTTATCCTGCATTACGGGGACATGACAGATTCTACGAATCTTATTCGTCTTATTCAGGAAATTCAGCCTGATGAGATCTATAATCTGGCTGCGATGAGTCATGTGCATGTTTCTTTTGAAACTCCTGAGTACACCGGGAATGCTGATGGTTTGGGTACTTTAAGAATTCTGGATGCGGTAAGACTTTTAGGTCTTGAAAAGAAAACCCGTATCTACCAGGCTTCTACCTCAGAATTATATGGTAAAGTTCAGGAAGTACCTCAGTCTGAAACTACTCCGTTCTATCCTCGTTCACCATACGCAGTTGCCAAGATGTATGCATTTTGGATCACGGTAAATTATAGAGAGGCTTATAATATGTATGCCTGTAATGGGATCTTATTTAACCACGAATCTCCTTTAAGAGGGGAAACTTTCGTAACCAGAAAGATCACCCGTGCCGCATCAAGAATCGCATTAGGACTTCAGGATAAATTTTATTTGGGGAATCTTGATGCTCAACGTGACTGGGGACATGCCAAGGATTATGTGAGAATGATGTGGATGATCCTTCAGGCAGAAGAGGCTGAAGATTGGGTTATTGCAACGGGTAAAACTACTCCGGTTAGGGAATTTGTGAGAATGGCTTTTGCTGAAGTTGGTATCGAACTTGAATTCATCGGAGAAGGTGTAGAAGAAAAAGCCTATGTTAAGGCTTGTAATGATCCTGACTTCCAGATAGAGATAGGAAAAGAAGTTCTTGCGGTAGATCCTAAGTATTTTAGGCCTACCGAAGTTGATCTTTTAATAGGAGATGCCTCAAAAGCTAATAATAAATTAGGCTGGACACCGGAATATGATCTTAAAGATCTGGTTAAAGACATGATGCAGAGTGATGTAAAGCTAATGCAAAAAGACCAGCATTTAAAAGCTGGGGGATATCAGGTCATGAATTATTTCGAGTAA
- the rfbB gene encoding dTDP-glucose 4,6-dehydratase encodes MEKVLITGGAGFIGSHVARLFVNKYPNYQIFNLDALTYAGNLENLKDVENQSNYTFLKADIRDASEINELFKKYQFDKVIHLAAESHVDRSISDPLAFVKTNVFGTVNLLNAARDSWKSDLEDKLFYHVSTDEVYGSLGETGLFTETTSYSPNSPYSASKASSDHFVRSYGETFDLPYIITNCSNNYGPNQFPEKLIPLFINNIINKKALPVYGDGKYTRDWLYVEDHAEAIDLVFHKGRNKENYNIGGLNEWQNIDLAYLLCEIMDRKLGRQSGDSRQLISFIKDRPGHDKRYAIDASKISEEMGWKPSVSFEKGLEKTIDWYLSNEVWFKNVTSGKYMEYYSKQYNHK; translated from the coding sequence ATGGAAAAAGTATTAATTACCGGAGGTGCCGGCTTTATCGGATCCCATGTAGCGCGTTTATTCGTAAACAAATATCCAAATTATCAGATCTTTAATCTTGATGCTCTTACTTATGCCGGTAATTTGGAAAACCTGAAGGATGTAGAGAATCAGTCGAATTATACCTTTTTAAAAGCTGATATTAGAGATGCTTCAGAGATAAATGAATTATTTAAAAAATATCAATTTGATAAGGTAATCCATCTTGCGGCAGAATCCCATGTGGATCGCTCTATTTCAGATCCATTGGCATTTGTGAAAACCAATGTTTTTGGAACTGTAAATTTGCTGAATGCTGCCAGAGATAGTTGGAAAAGTGATTTGGAAGATAAATTATTCTATCATGTTAGCACAGATGAGGTGTATGGGAGTTTAGGGGAGACGGGCTTGTTTACAGAAACAACTTCATATAGCCCAAATTCCCCATATTCGGCTTCAAAGGCGAGTTCAGATCATTTTGTGAGATCCTACGGGGAAACCTTTGATCTTCCATATATCATTACTAATTGCTCGAATAACTACGGGCCTAATCAGTTTCCGGAAAAGTTAATACCCTTATTTATAAACAATATTATCAATAAGAAAGCCTTGCCAGTTTACGGTGATGGTAAATATACGCGGGATTGGTTGTATGTTGAGGACCATGCCGAAGCCATTGATCTGGTTTTTCATAAGGGAAGAAATAAAGAGAATTATAATATAGGCGGGCTTAATGAATGGCAGAATATAGATCTGGCTTATCTTCTCTGTGAGATCATGGATAGAAAACTTGGCAGGCAGTCTGGAGATTCCCGGCAACTGATCAGTTTTATTAAGGATAGGCCGGGTCATGATAAACGCTATGCTATAGATGCATCCAAGATATCTGAAGAGATGGGGTGGAAACCTTCCGTTAGTTTTGAAAAAGGTCTGGAAAAAACCATAGATTGGTATCTCAGTAATGAAGTTTGGTTTAAAAATGTAACTTCAGGAAAATATATGGAGTATTACTCTAAACAATATAATCACAAATAA
- the wecB gene encoding non-hydrolyzing UDP-N-acetylglucosamine 2-epimerase: protein MKKILLVFGTRPEAIKMAPLIKEFQKYPKEFQTIVCVTAQHREMLDQVLQLFEITPDYDLDIMESGQDLYDVTSRVLLGMRDILEEAKPEIVLVHGDTSTSTTAALAAFYQRIPVGHIEAGLRTHDNYSPWPEEMNRQITGRISTYHFAPTCLSKQNLLDEGVKETKIHVTGNTVIDALYWIIDKIKNTPDIHLQVLSRLEREGISESSCNLWVNNKRKLILITGHRRENFGQGFINICEAIKELAEKHPLVDFVYPMHLNPNVRNAIKDVFGLSEIQKQSTKNVFFIEPLDYLPFVYLMNLSFLMLTDSGGVQEEAPSLGKPVLLMRDTTERPEAVEAGTVILVGTNKQKIVTETNSLLTDSDGYSAMSKLHNPYGDGKASQYIVSFMKTFDLKGCNL, encoded by the coding sequence ATGAAAAAAATATTACTTGTATTTGGAACAAGACCGGAGGCCATTAAGATGGCTCCACTTATTAAAGAATTCCAGAAATATCCGAAAGAGTTTCAAACTATTGTATGCGTGACTGCTCAACATCGAGAAATGCTTGATCAGGTTTTACAATTGTTTGAAATCACTCCTGATTATGATCTTGATATTATGGAATCTGGACAGGATCTTTACGATGTGACATCTCGTGTGTTACTGGGAATGAGAGATATTTTAGAAGAAGCAAAACCAGAAATCGTTTTAGTTCATGGAGACACTTCTACATCTACCACTGCGGCTTTAGCTGCATTTTATCAACGAATCCCAGTTGGACATATTGAAGCTGGATTGCGAACTCATGATAATTATAGTCCATGGCCTGAAGAAATGAATCGCCAAATCACAGGGCGAATTTCAACATATCATTTTGCTCCGACCTGTTTGAGTAAACAAAATTTACTTGATGAAGGTGTAAAAGAAACAAAAATTCACGTTACTGGAAATACGGTAATTGACGCCCTTTATTGGATTATTGATAAAATAAAAAATACACCAGATATACATCTACAAGTTTTAAGTAGGTTAGAAAGGGAAGGGATTAGTGAAAGTTCTTGTAATTTATGGGTAAATAATAAACGGAAGCTAATTCTAATTACCGGACATCGCAGAGAAAATTTTGGACAAGGTTTTATTAATATTTGTGAAGCCATTAAAGAATTAGCAGAAAAACATCCTCTTGTAGATTTTGTCTATCCAATGCATTTAAATCCCAATGTTAGAAATGCTATTAAAGATGTATTTGGATTATCAGAAATTCAAAAGCAATCAACTAAGAATGTTTTCTTTATAGAACCGCTGGATTATCTTCCATTTGTCTATCTAATGAATCTCTCTTTTCTTATGCTAACTGATTCTGGTGGTGTACAGGAAGAAGCACCAAGTTTAGGTAAACCAGTATTGCTGATGCGTGATACAACTGAAAGACCTGAAGCAGTTGAAGCAGGTACTGTAATATTGGTAGGAACCAACAAACAAAAAATTGTTACAGAAACTAATAGTTTGCTTACAGACTCTGATGGATATAGTGCTATGAGCAAACTTCATAATCCGTATGGAGATGGAAAAGCTTCTCAGTATATTGTTTCTTTTATGAAAACTTTTGATCTAAAAGGTTGCAACCTTTAA